A window of the Dyadobacter pollutisoli genome harbors these coding sequences:
- a CDS encoding enolase C-terminal domain-like protein has translation MRGPLIKDIYITPIAIVDPPLLNAAGLHAPYALRTVVELVTDDGISGISEIPGNSSIDEALELSRDLLVGRDVFQLNEIRQVLTNHFGVETAAQRGDAPWDQRKLVHIFSAIEVACLDIIGKVTNRPVVDLLGGKMRDRVPFAAYLFYKYEGAGGKFEFGTDPEATGWAAARQAAALDPAGIVVQAHAMCKEFGFQSIKLKGGVFEPRVEVDSMFALYEAFGTDVPLRVDPNAIWEVETAIKYGKEMQHILEYLEDPVRGQENMAKVRKELNIPFATNMCTTSFEDIPRSIQLGSEDIILSDHHFWGGLRSSMTLSGICDTFGRGLSMHSNSHLGISLAAMVHLGAALPAVPYALDTHYPWQSDEIIVGGRMKFEEGSVEVPDGPGLGVELDREALKALHQNYLDCGLKKRDDEIEMQKKVPGWKFKAVRW, from the coding sequence ATGCGCGGTCCGCTGATCAAAGACATTTACATTACCCCCATTGCCATTGTTGACCCTCCTTTGTTGAATGCAGCCGGCCTGCACGCGCCCTATGCATTGCGAACGGTGGTGGAACTGGTTACCGACGATGGTATTTCCGGTATCAGCGAAATTCCCGGAAACAGCAGCATTGACGAAGCATTGGAACTATCGCGCGACCTGCTGGTGGGGAGAGATGTGTTTCAACTGAATGAAATCCGGCAGGTGCTCACCAATCATTTCGGAGTGGAGACGGCTGCCCAGCGTGGCGACGCACCCTGGGACCAGCGAAAACTGGTACACATTTTCAGCGCGATAGAAGTCGCCTGTCTGGATATTATCGGCAAAGTTACCAACCGGCCGGTAGTGGATCTCTTGGGTGGAAAAATGCGCGACAGGGTACCGTTTGCAGCCTATCTTTTTTATAAATACGAAGGAGCAGGCGGTAAATTTGAATTCGGTACCGATCCTGAGGCGACCGGTTGGGCCGCTGCGAGGCAGGCTGCCGCGCTAGACCCGGCGGGCATAGTAGTACAGGCACATGCGATGTGCAAAGAGTTTGGTTTTCAGTCCATTAAGCTCAAAGGCGGGGTTTTCGAACCACGTGTCGAGGTGGATTCGATGTTTGCCCTGTACGAAGCTTTCGGGACGGATGTTCCTTTGCGCGTTGATCCGAATGCGATCTGGGAGGTAGAAACCGCCATTAAGTACGGCAAGGAAATGCAGCATATCCTTGAATATCTGGAAGATCCCGTGCGCGGACAGGAAAATATGGCCAAGGTGCGCAAGGAATTGAACATTCCTTTTGCTACCAATATGTGTACCACGTCATTTGAAGATATTCCAAGAAGCATTCAGCTGGGTTCCGAGGACATTATCCTGAGCGATCACCATTTCTGGGGCGGATTACGGTCATCGATGACATTGTCAGGCATTTGTGATACGTTTGGAAGAGGCCTTTCCATGCATTCAAATAGTCATTTGGGCATTTCGCTGGCGGCTATGGTGCATTTGGGGGCGGCATTGCCGGCGGTTCCTTATGCACTGGATACGCATTATCCGTGGCAGTCGGACGAGATCATTGTCGGTGGTCGCATGAAATTTGAAGAAGGATCGGTGGAGGTACCTGATGGCCCCGGACTCGGCGTGGAGCTGGACAGAGAGGCGTTGAAAGCATTGCACCAGAATTACCTGGACTGTGGCCTCAAAAAACGCGATGATGAAATTGAAATGCAGAAAAAAGTACCGGGTTGGAAATTTAAGGCGGTGCGGTGGTAA
- a CDS encoding LytR/AlgR family response regulator transcription factor, with amino-acid sequence MRCLIVDDEPLAHDVILAYMADIPFLKNAGQCYLATEALAFLSDNSVDLIFLDIRMPKLSGLDFLRTLHHRPLVIITSAFEEHALESFELEVCDYLLKPFRFDRFLKAANRALAVHTLRKQTLPITALPQPSTPVTEPAQIYIKSDKKLVQLQLDEVYYLESLGNYVKVWSEQKFWLTPRTLSSFEEQLPPDSFIRIHKSYMLNKRFVHYIEGNMVRLRNGKELPMGKNYRHTVKLIQG; translated from the coding sequence ATGCGCTGTTTAATCGTAGATGATGAGCCGCTCGCACACGATGTGATCCTGGCCTACATGGCCGACATTCCCTTTTTGAAAAACGCTGGCCAATGTTACCTGGCCACCGAAGCACTGGCGTTCCTGAGCGACAATTCCGTAGACCTCATTTTCCTCGACATTCGCATGCCCAAGCTCAGCGGGCTGGATTTTCTTCGCACCCTGCATCACCGGCCCCTCGTGATCATTACGTCTGCTTTTGAAGAACATGCATTGGAAAGCTTTGAGCTGGAAGTATGCGATTATCTGTTAAAACCCTTCCGCTTCGACCGGTTTTTGAAAGCGGCCAACCGCGCGCTGGCAGTGCATACATTACGCAAACAAACGTTACCTATCACAGCATTGCCTCAGCCATCGACACCTGTCACCGAACCGGCCCAGATCTACATTAAATCAGACAAAAAACTGGTACAGCTGCAACTGGATGAGGTTTATTACCTTGAAAGTCTGGGGAATTATGTGAAGGTATGGAGTGAGCAAAAATTCTGGCTGACGCCGAGGACATTGAGCAGTTTTGAAGAACAGCTACCTCCCGATTCATTCATCAGGATTCACAAATCGTACATGCTCAACAAGCGATTTGTACATTATATAGAAGGCAATATGGTGCGGCTCAGGAATGGAAAAGAGCTTCCCATGGGCAAAAATTATCGCCACACCGTGAAGCTCATTCAGGGTTAA
- a CDS encoding sensor histidine kinase: protein MHWFEKLMRFAKWRDFWLFVGILQWVAIGFTGLEDSQFWHHYVQFGLTLFLSQLPVLIFVWNKEKWLQLWPLKKYIYSWLACFAIYLPFVMLVVATFWVEAGTTMQELLVVGSICTLSLECVLVINTYYFRRLKQIKWVQRLSLEKAILISIATIALILAAMAVSSLNNPEYDKKDQLLIGYEFVPSKIVSHFGLFLSYAAQLLLMYLCGYFFFYVNSKILVPHILRTQGILIYALSGLTVIAVFYPFMGQMLNMLPLSQDLGGVFSNYPFVLENAFGPFIILIISLPVLLAGQWLKQNNLIVSLEREKSQTELDLLKQQLNPHFFFNTLNNLYALSLQKSEQTPESILQLSELMRYVIYKAKEPYVRVGEEVKYLEDYLQLQRIRLRKKLDLQFTKDIADESVKIAPLLLIVFIENAFKHGIEPAESDSFLHINIHADAQRLHFTCKNSFEPAPNLANEGIGLANLQKRLGLQYPGRYRVNTVKDNGIFEAELELQLS from the coding sequence ATGCATTGGTTTGAAAAGTTAATGAGGTTTGCCAAGTGGCGCGATTTCTGGCTGTTTGTCGGGATTTTGCAGTGGGTTGCCATTGGCTTTACGGGTCTTGAAGATTCGCAGTTCTGGCATCATTATGTCCAGTTCGGTTTGACGCTGTTCCTCTCGCAATTGCCTGTGCTGATCTTCGTATGGAACAAAGAAAAGTGGCTGCAACTGTGGCCATTGAAAAAGTACATCTACAGCTGGCTGGCCTGCTTCGCCATTTACCTGCCTTTTGTAATGTTGGTTGTCGCTACTTTTTGGGTTGAGGCCGGAACTACCATGCAGGAATTGTTGGTCGTAGGCAGCATTTGCACACTTTCGCTGGAATGCGTTTTGGTGATCAATACCTACTATTTCCGTCGCCTGAAACAGATCAAATGGGTACAGCGGCTGAGTCTGGAAAAGGCCATTCTGATCAGTATTGCCACTATTGCCCTCATTCTCGCTGCGATGGCCGTTTCCAGTTTGAACAACCCTGAGTATGATAAAAAAGATCAGCTGCTCATTGGGTATGAATTCGTACCATCGAAAATTGTGAGCCATTTTGGGCTGTTTTTAAGCTATGCCGCCCAATTACTGCTCATGTATCTCTGCGGGTATTTCTTTTTTTACGTCAATAGCAAAATCCTCGTTCCGCATATTTTAAGAACACAAGGAATCCTCATTTACGCGCTCAGCGGATTAACGGTTATAGCTGTTTTCTATCCATTCATGGGGCAAATGCTAAACATGTTGCCGCTGAGCCAGGACCTGGGCGGTGTTTTTTCAAACTATCCTTTTGTTTTGGAAAATGCCTTTGGACCCTTCATTATCCTCATTATCAGTCTGCCTGTTTTGCTGGCAGGACAATGGTTGAAACAAAACAACCTGATCGTTTCGCTCGAAAGGGAAAAGTCTCAAACCGAGCTGGATCTGCTCAAACAGCAGCTCAATCCGCACTTCTTTTTCAATACATTGAACAACCTTTATGCATTGAGTTTGCAAAAATCGGAGCAGACGCCGGAAAGCATTCTGCAACTTTCTGAGCTGATGCGGTATGTGATTTATAAAGCCAAAGAACCTTATGTGCGTGTAGGTGAAGAAGTGAAATACCTGGAAGATTACCTGCAATTACAACGCATCAGGCTCAGGAAAAAACTCGATCTGCAATTCACGAAAGACATTGCGGACGAGTCGGTCAAGATAGCGCCGCTACTGCTGATTGTTTTTATAGAAAATGCATTTAAACACGGAATAGAACCTGCTGAGAGCGATTCTTTTTTGCATATAAACATTCATGCAGACGCTCAGCGACTACATTTCACCTGCAAAAATTCGTTTGAACCAGCACCTAACTTGGCAAACGAAGGCATCGGCCTGGCTAACCTGCAAAAGCGGCTTGGTTTGCAATATCCGGGCAGGTACCGTGTCAATACTGTGAAGGATAATGGTATTTTTGAGGCTGAACTGGAATTGCAACTTTCATGA
- a CDS encoding ABC transporter ATP-binding protein, translating to MYRLKIDNLTKTYRGGVKALSQVTLQIPNGIFGLLGPNGAGKSSLMRTLATLQHADEGQVLFDGKDIHQNQSWLRGQLGYLPQDFGVYPKVSAEDLLDHFAVLKGLADKKQRSEQVQALLQQTNLYEYRKQAVSTYSGGMRQRFGVAQALLGNPQLIIVDEPTAGLDPLERNRFHDLLSEIGEQVVVILSTHIVEDVHDLCPEMAVMAHGSIILQGKPAMLTDSLQGQIWQKTVSKDELPQLRSAFNVISARLIAGRIQTHVLSHACPGDGFEVSQPGLEDVYFSALLGAKSGKERSAC from the coding sequence ATGTACCGGCTGAAAATAGACAATCTCACTAAAACTTACAGAGGCGGCGTGAAGGCGCTGAGCCAAGTAACGCTGCAAATTCCCAATGGTATTTTCGGGCTGTTGGGTCCGAATGGAGCTGGTAAGTCCTCGCTGATGCGGACGCTCGCGACTTTGCAACATGCCGATGAAGGGCAGGTCCTGTTTGACGGAAAAGACATTCATCAGAATCAGTCTTGGCTTCGGGGGCAGCTGGGATATTTGCCGCAGGATTTCGGAGTTTATCCCAAAGTTTCGGCGGAGGATTTGCTCGATCATTTTGCGGTGCTGAAAGGGCTGGCTGATAAAAAGCAGCGCAGCGAACAGGTACAGGCACTCTTGCAGCAAACGAATTTGTACGAGTACAGAAAGCAGGCCGTCAGTACTTATTCCGGTGGCATGCGGCAGCGGTTTGGTGTGGCGCAGGCCTTGCTGGGTAATCCGCAGCTCATTATTGTCGATGAGCCCACCGCCGGCCTGGATCCGTTGGAACGGAACCGGTTCCATGATCTGCTCAGTGAAATTGGCGAGCAGGTAGTCGTGATACTTTCGACGCACATTGTGGAGGATGTCCACGACCTCTGCCCGGAAATGGCCGTTATGGCACATGGAAGCATCATTTTGCAGGGAAAGCCAGCTATGCTCACGGATTCCTTGCAAGGGCAGATCTGGCAAAAAACGGTTTCGAAAGACGAATTGCCACAGCTTCGCTCCGCATTCAACGTGATTTCAGCGCGCCTGATCGCGGGGCGCATACAGACGCACGTGCTCTCACATGCGTGCCCGGGGGATGGTTTTGAAGTCTCCCAGCCCGGGTTGGAAGACGTTTATTTCTCTGCATTATTGGGTGCGAAATCCGGAAAGGAGCGGTCGGCATGTTAG